One stretch of Helicobacter jaachi DNA includes these proteins:
- a CDS encoding DMT family transporter, whose protein sequence is MQNLQDSNSIKSKNTESKSPKISTNLAWAMVLLGGMIECFWVSGLKYSSNFLEYSLTALGIAASFCCMILALKRIEVSVCYAVFVGIGTAGVVIGEMAFFDERFSSLKVGLIAILIAGVIGLKLVSKESENADTSVLADTLEKDFGLDEIEQKLAQIDSKNTDSIESKNAACERKNGGQK, encoded by the coding sequence ATGCAAAATTTGCAAGATTCTAATAGTATAAAATCTAAAAATACAGAATCTAAAAGCCCTAAAATTTCTACAAATCTTGCGTGGGCTATGGTGCTACTAGGCGGCATGATTGAGTGCTTTTGGGTAAGTGGGCTAAAATATTCAAGCAATTTTTTAGAGTATTCGCTCACGGCACTAGGCATCGCGGCGTCATTTTGCTGCATGATTTTGGCGTTAAAACGCATTGAGGTTAGCGTGTGCTACGCGGTGTTTGTGGGCATTGGCACGGCTGGGGTGGTTATAGGCGAGATGGCGTTTTTTGATGAAAGGTTTTCGAGCTTAAAAGTAGGATTGATTGCCATTTTGATAGCTGGGGTAATCGGGCTAAAATTAGTGAGCAAAGAGAGTGAAAACGCCGATACTAGCGTGCTTGCAGACACTTTAGAAAAAGACTTTGGACTTGATGAAATAGAGCAAAAATTAGCCCAAATAGATTCTAAAAATACAGATTCTATAGAATCTAAAAATGCAGCCTGTGAGCGCAAAAATGGAGGGCAAAAATGA
- the metK gene encoding methionine adenosyltransferase, whose protein sequence is MQQSFLFTSESVTEGHPDKMADQISDAVLDYIIARDKKARVACETLVSNGFCVIAGELKTSVYAPMQEIARKVVQEIGYTDALYGFDYRSAAVLNGIGEQSPDINQGVDREDGEIGAGDQGLMFGYACRETPELMPLPIWLSHRLAEGLAKKRKDGSLPFLRPDGKTQVTVRYENGAPKSIDTIVISTQHSPETQQSHLKEAVIEEIVQKVLPPQYLSDNIRYFVNPTGKFVIGGPQGDAGLTGRKIIVDTYGGSCPHGGGAFSGKDPSKVDRSAAYAARYVAKNLVASGVCDKAIVQVAYAIGVVEPVSIFVNTQGSGRIEDSVLTECVKRVFRLTPKGIIESLDLLRPIYQKTAAYGHFGRELPEFSWEKTDKVEEIREFCGVK, encoded by the coding sequence ATGCAACAATCATTTCTTTTCACTTCGGAATCTGTGACAGAAGGGCACCCAGACAAGATGGCAGACCAAATCAGCGATGCCGTGCTAGACTACATTATCGCGCGCGATAAAAAGGCGCGTGTGGCGTGCGAGACGCTTGTGAGTAATGGCTTTTGCGTGATTGCCGGCGAGCTAAAGACTAGCGTGTATGCGCCTATGCAGGAGATTGCGCGTAAGGTCGTCCAAGAGATTGGCTACACTGACGCGCTGTATGGCTTTGATTATCGCTCTGCTGCGGTTTTGAATGGCATCGGGGAGCAAAGCCCTGATATTAATCAAGGCGTGGATAGGGAGGATGGCGAGATTGGCGCAGGCGACCAGGGCTTGATGTTTGGCTATGCGTGTCGCGAGACGCCAGAGCTTATGCCGCTGCCTATTTGGCTTTCACACCGCTTGGCGGAGGGCTTGGCTAAAAAGCGTAAAGATGGCAGTCTCCCATTTTTGCGTCCTGATGGGAAAACGCAGGTTACCGTGCGATACGAAAATGGCGCGCCAAAAAGCATTGATACGATTGTGATTTCTACCCAGCACAGCCCTGAGACGCAGCAGTCGCACTTAAAGGAAGCCGTGATTGAGGAAATCGTGCAAAAAGTCCTGCCGCCGCAGTATTTAAGCGATAATATCCGCTATTTTGTCAATCCCACGGGCAAGTTTGTAATCGGCGGTCCGCAGGGCGATGCGGGGCTAACCGGGCGTAAAATCATCGTGGATACTTACGGCGGGAGCTGTCCGCATGGCGGCGGTGCGTTTAGCGGGAAAGACCCTAGCAAAGTGGATAGGAGTGCGGCGTATGCGGCGCGATATGTCGCCAAAAATCTTGTGGCAAGTGGCGTGTGCGATAAGGCAATCGTGCAGGTGGCGTATGCTATCGGCGTAGTCGAGCCAGTCTCGATATTTGTAAATACGCAAGGCAGCGGACGCATAGAAGATTCTGTGCTAACAGAGTGCGTGAAACGCGTCTTTCGCCTAACCCCTAAAGGCATTATAGAATCTTTAGATTTACTGCGCCCCATATATCAAAAGACTGCAGCCTACGGACACTTCGGACGCGAACTACCTGAATTCAGCTGGGAGAAGACAGATAAAGTCGAGGAGATAAGGGAGTTTTGCGGCGTGAAGTAA
- a CDS encoding carboxymuconolactone decarboxylase family protein — translation MKNRRKFLGKSLMIGAIMGISGQRLSAFEPPKDKLDSEFSEIFTHFLGEIESSSQILNPKQRTASILGALIAAQSAYIKEFVKDCMQSSALNAIEVREILYQSVPYVGFGRAYSGFEAIFGAFNELKIALPLAPQGNTNRANRHEKGLDIQVQIFGEALRRASANASADTQHIFKFLSSNCFGDYYTRNGLSLRLRELLTFVFIASLGGCENQLKAHTQGNLNMKNDRQILIATLTAICPYIGYPRTLNALSVVNEVTKG, via the coding sequence ATGAAAAATCGGCGAAAATTTTTAGGCAAATCATTAATGATAGGCGCGATTATGGGTATTTCCGGGCAGAGGCTTAGTGCGTTTGAACCCCCAAAAGATAAGCTAGATAGCGAATTTAGCGAGATTTTCACGCATTTTTTAGGCGAGATAGAATCTAGCAGCCAGATTCTAAATCCCAAACAGCGCACAGCAAGCATTTTGGGCGCACTCATAGCAGCTCAAAGTGCGTATATTAAAGAGTTTGTGAAAGATTGTATGCAGAGTAGTGCGCTAAATGCCATTGAGGTGCGCGAGATATTGTATCAAAGTGTGCCTTATGTGGGATTTGGCAGGGCGTATAGTGGCTTTGAGGCGATATTTGGCGCATTTAATGAGCTTAAAATCGCGCTGCCTTTGGCGCCGCAGGGCAACACAAATAGAGCAAATCGCCATGAAAAAGGGTTAGATATTCAGGTGCAAATCTTTGGCGAGGCGCTTAGGAGGGCTAGTGCGAATGCTAGTGCTGATACGCAGCATATTTTTAAGTTTCTAAGTAGCAATTGCTTTGGCGATTATTACACGCGAAATGGGCTTAGCTTGAGGCTTAGGGAGCTTTTGACTTTTGTGTTTATCGCCTCGCTTGGTGGGTGTGAAAACCAGCTCAAAGCCCACACACAGGGCAATTTGAATATGAAAAATGATAGGCAGATACTTATTGCTACGCTTACTGCTATTTGCCCCTACATCGGCTATCCACGCACGCTCAATGCCCTAAGTGTGGTAAACGAAGTAACAAAAGGGTAA
- a CDS encoding arginase family protein, with translation MQENSKILRLIYPQWQGGDIAGWFKDMDTKSASQGYILGAQILNLLVDSIKDSKMQLESKSPQNIVTIDISRDFIESRKDAKEGIIDKEILQVQTRLALEILNAKKPQKILTLGGECSVSIAPFSYLAHIYSGELAVIWLDAHPDIGLPHDTFYQGYHAMAVSALLGKRNKNARFDLQKDFGLPTIIESSKILLAGLNSNEATHFAERVKDFGLSALSAKDVSQDSNKVLSWLQKSGVKKVAIHLDLDVLDAKELYVAVGNTGALSTTQVARLINDVASECEIVALTIAEHFPKVEIMLRNFLAKLPLIK, from the coding sequence ATGCAAGAAAATAGCAAAATTTTGCGTTTAATTTATCCGCAATGGCAGGGCGGCGATATAGCGGGGTGGTTTAAGGATATGGATACTAAAAGTGCGTCGCAAGGCTATATTTTGGGCGCACAGATTCTAAATTTGCTAGTAGATTCTATTAAAGATTCTAAAATGCAATTAGAATCTAAATCGCCTCAAAATATCGTTACTATCGATATTTCACGCGACTTTATAGAATCTAGAAAAGACGCAAAAGAAGGCATAATCGATAAAGAAATTTTGCAAGTCCAAACCCGCCTTGCTTTGGAGATTCTAAACGCAAAAAAGCCACAAAAAATTCTTACACTTGGGGGCGAATGTAGCGTTTCCATCGCGCCTTTTAGCTACTTAGCGCACATTTATAGTGGCGAGTTAGCAGTGATTTGGCTTGATGCACACCCTGATATTGGGCTGCCACACGACACTTTTTATCAAGGCTATCACGCAATGGCGGTAAGCGCGCTGCTTGGCAAACGCAATAAAAACGCGAGATTTGACTTGCAAAAAGACTTTGGGCTACCTACGATTATAGAATCTAGCAAGATTTTACTAGCCGGGCTAAACTCAAATGAGGCTACGCATTTTGCAGAGCGCGTAAAGGACTTTGGCTTAAGCGCGCTAAGTGCCAAAGATGTGAGCCAAGATTCTAACAAAGTGCTATCCTGGCTCCAAAAAAGTGGCGTAAAAAAAGTGGCTATACACCTTGATTTAGATGTGCTAGACGCCAAAGAGCTATATGTGGCGGTGGGCAATACTGGCGCGCTTAGCACTACGCAAGTAGCAAGGCTTATTAATGATGTGGCGAGCGAATGCGAAATTGTGGCACTTACAATTGCGGAGCATTTCCCAAAAGTAGAGATAATGCTAAGAAATTTTTTAGCTAAATTACCGCTAATTAAATAA
- the flgC gene encoding flagellar basal body rod protein FlgC, producing the protein MFLSSFDISGYGLSAQRVRVNTISSNIANANTTRTDEGGPYRRREVVFRAFDFNKVLNEKLGKNNQQLKYEDPLNEGDLGKEPKPAIMSVYIQKIARDDREPLMKYDPSHPDANSEGYVAYPNVNPVVEMADLIEATRAYQANVAAFQSAKNMAGNAITMFQA; encoded by the coding sequence ATGTTTTTATCAAGCTTTGATATTAGCGGCTATGGACTTTCTGCGCAAAGGGTGCGCGTTAATACCATTTCGTCAAATATTGCTAATGCCAACACCACGCGCACTGATGAGGGCGGACCATACCGCAGGAGAGAAGTGGTATTCCGCGCGTTTGATTTTAATAAAGTTCTCAACGAAAAATTGGGAAAAAATAACCAACAGCTTAAATACGAAGACCCATTAAATGAGGGCGATTTGGGAAAAGAACCAAAACCTGCTATAATGAGCGTTTATATCCAAAAAATCGCGCGCGATGATAGGGAGCCACTTATGAAATACGACCCAAGCCACCCTGATGCTAATTCTGAAGGCTATGTCGCTTATCCTAATGTTAATCCCGTTGTCGAAATGGCCGATTTGATAGAAGCGACAAGGGCTTATCAAGCCAATGTTGCGGCGTTTCAAAGTGCAAAAAATATGGCAGGTAACGCCATTACGATGTTTCAAGCATAA
- the fliE gene encoding flagellar hook-basal body complex protein FliE, giving the protein MANQFGVITNNIQSIQNKGVEQAQNKQDGLDFINTLKSSIEEVNTEQQVSEKALADMASGQVKDLHQAAIAINRAESSMKVMLEVRNKAINAYKEILRTQI; this is encoded by the coding sequence ATGGCTAATCAATTTGGTGTAATCACAAACAACATTCAAAGCATACAAAATAAAGGCGTCGAGCAAGCCCAAAATAAGCAAGATGGGCTTGATTTTATTAACACGCTTAAAAGCTCCATTGAGGAAGTCAATACAGAACAGCAAGTATCTGAAAAGGCACTAGCAGATATGGCAAGCGGGCAAGTGAAAGATTTGCACCAAGCAGCCATCGCCATTAATCGCGCAGAAAGTAGCATGAAAGTAATGCTTGAAGTGAGAAATAAAGCCATTAACGCCTACAAAGAAATCCTAAGAACCCAAATCTAA
- the flgB gene encoding flagellar basal body rod protein FlgB has product MAIADISKVYPVVYKALDYRSIRQDMIASNIANVDTPFYRPKDVNFEQYLARENKKIFGSGERSYKLELAKTSSKHLDSRRIHKDSATMFWRDGHLAKNDGNSVDLDVETSEMGKNSTMYQALTSALKRHKGIFAYALDSGRNI; this is encoded by the coding sequence ATGGCTATTGCAGATATCTCAAAAGTTTATCCTGTAGTTTATAAGGCGCTTGACTATCGCTCAATCCGCCAAGATATGATTGCCTCAAATATTGCCAATGTCGATACCCCATTCTATCGCCCTAAAGATGTGAATTTCGAGCAGTATTTGGCGCGAGAAAATAAAAAGATTTTTGGAAGCGGTGAGCGCAGCTATAAGCTTGAACTTGCAAAAACTTCAAGCAAACACCTCGATAGCAGGCGTATTCATAAGGATAGCGCGACTATGTTTTGGCGCGATGGGCATTTGGCAAAAAATGATGGCAATAGCGTGGATTTAGATGTAGAGACAAGTGAAATGGGCAAAAATAGCACCATGTATCAAGCCCTAACAAGCGCGCTCAAGCGCCACAAGGGCATTTTTGCCTACGCTTTAGATTCTGGAAGAAATATTTAA
- a CDS encoding NAD(P)H-dependent oxidoreductase, with translation MSKQVLLINGAKAFGESSGRLNETLQGVAKEFLESSGIKVAETHIDSGYDAAKEVQKWLDSNIVIWQMPAWWMGEPWIVKEYIDKVFMAGFGKFFKSDGRHRDNPNVNYGKGGLLGGKKAMISVTWNAPLYAFTDKNEFFEGLGVEMVYFHFRKIHEFIGMSNLPTFMCNDVMKNPQIPQFIETYKAHLKKHVLPNLN, from the coding sequence ATGTCAAAACAAGTGTTATTAATCAACGGCGCTAAGGCATTTGGCGAGTCTAGTGGCAGACTAAATGAGACGCTACAAGGCGTAGCAAAAGAGTTTTTAGAATCTAGTGGCATAAAAGTGGCAGAAACGCATATAGATAGCGGCTATGACGCGGCTAAGGAGGTGCAAAAGTGGCTAGATTCTAACATTGTGATTTGGCAAATGCCAGCGTGGTGGATGGGCGAGCCTTGGATTGTCAAAGAATACATCGATAAGGTGTTTATGGCGGGCTTTGGCAAGTTTTTTAAAAGTGATGGCAGGCATCGTGATAACCCGAATGTGAATTACGGCAAGGGCGGGCTTTTGGGCGGTAAAAAGGCGATGATTAGCGTGACTTGGAATGCCCCGCTTTATGCATTTACTGACAAAAATGAGTTTTTTGAAGGGCTTGGTGTGGAGATGGTGTATTTTCATTTTCGTAAAATCCATGAGTTTATAGGAATGAGTAATCTGCCCACATTTATGTGTAATGATGTGATGAAAAACCCGCAAATACCGCAGTTTATCGAAACTTACAAAGCACATCTCAAAAAGCATGTATTACCGAATTTGAACTAG
- a CDS encoding RecB-like helicase has product MQDTHSQNTQEQFLALKASAGSGKTFSLSLRFIYLLFQGANPHQILTLTFTKKASNEMRHRIYFHLKSLYESIQRGDFAQNDVYQTLKSKGLSDEIMQQNIARIYAEFKQSNPRIETIDAFFNAVLKKFCWYVGISAYFEIGELSNQALYEQFLSMLSAQDLSDCAQLCFYDGAISLKKFLEMLSEFCFLPHEVAAQFADVDYDVQELAQIEAQILEKMQVIHNFINKQPDIHGRARNLFNKSSVSKILESTPNMLLQWRNHTYLQKLATSSLLDDTRDEILNLLMRYFTIKEGQLFARYGKYLQTFKRAKTHQIRSQNLLSFNDVMIHNYELLKVHTDRDFFHFRLDDKIAHILLDEFQDTSIMQYQILTPIIKEITSGEGRIGDRSVFIVGDEKQSIYRFRGSFLGVFEAATKNMHIQNLPYNYRSKPRVIDFNNATFEPYFNHYIHQQYPSKQEHLNDGYVRIFEASLDNQALQERVYTELMALLDKGANPNDIAILTFKNDDIQSIKEYIQAKSAHLSIITEESSSLFDKTEVKILLCALEYITLRAKMLADNPSLHLSKSDIQAALKLCEKKIIKLLGKPYAQDVALAQQFPSLTLPSTTLPATALLALIEEFNIAQSTSLRLLELSCAYNNIADFLDMCFSSRISAPSSSNEGIKMMTIHKSKGLEFEYVILCDNLSGQRGDTQSLIFAYDEAKIARIYRKIKNREHFDSAYKQALEEHKIHIQQEKYNLLYVAFTRAKHGLSIIKKHQSSMFDILNLSPRCDEISILDSIPAQTHIQNPPRIILEQMHSLGTQSDFIKQDELLHKDITTPQQWRNIIFGYALHSAFELYLGYDMPRVDIEHILFNRYGFALNAKSIAQALHYATTCIQNAFFTQLRSAKDIMCEVRFITQGRLYRIDTLLCGEKECIILDYKSSANEQALQAKQVQMYMQVLESIYQTKAIRGFIVYPLKHTNEQFYEVH; this is encoded by the coding sequence GTGCAAGATACTCACTCACAAAACACACAAGAGCAGTTTCTAGCCCTCAAGGCTTCAGCAGGTAGCGGCAAGACTTTTAGCCTCTCTTTGCGCTTTATTTATCTTTTATTCCAAGGGGCAAATCCGCATCAGATTCTCACCCTCACATTTACCAAAAAAGCTTCAAATGAAATGCGCCATAGAATCTACTTTCATCTAAAAAGCCTTTATGAAAGCATACAAAGGGGGGATTTTGCGCAAAATGATGTATATCAAACGCTTAAAAGCAAAGGCTTAAGCGATGAGATAATGCAACAAAATATCGCGCGCATTTACGCGGAGTTTAAGCAAAGTAATCCGCGCATAGAGACTATTGATGCCTTTTTTAATGCTGTGCTTAAAAAATTTTGCTGGTATGTAGGCATTTCTGCTTATTTTGAAATAGGTGAATTATCCAATCAAGCGCTATATGAGCAGTTTTTAAGCATGCTAAGCGCGCAGGATTTAAGCGATTGCGCGCAACTGTGCTTTTATGATGGGGCAATAAGTTTAAAAAAATTTTTAGAAATGCTAAGCGAATTTTGTTTTTTGCCCCATGAAGTCGCAGCGCAGTTTGCAGATGTAGATTATGATGTGCAAGAGCTAGCACAAATTGAAGCGCAGATTCTAGAAAAAATGCAAGTCATTCATAATTTTATTAATAAGCAGCCTGATATTCACGGGAGGGCTAGAAATTTATTTAATAAATCCTCTGTAAGCAAGATTTTAGAATCTACGCCCAATATGCTCCTGCAGTGGAGAAATCACACCTATTTACAAAAGCTTGCCACATCAAGTTTGCTTGATGACACACGCGATGAGATATTAAATCTTTTAATGCGCTATTTTACTATTAAAGAGGGGCAGCTCTTTGCACGCTATGGCAAGTATCTACAGACTTTTAAACGCGCCAAAACGCATCAAATAAGAAGCCAAAATCTCTTAAGCTTTAATGATGTGATGATACATAATTATGAATTGCTTAAAGTCCATACCGATAGGGATTTTTTCCACTTTCGGCTTGATGATAAAATCGCGCATATTTTGCTTGATGAATTTCAAGACACAAGCATTATGCAATATCAGATTCTAACGCCCATAATTAAGGAGATAACATCTGGTGAGGGGCGCATAGGCGATAGAAGCGTGTTTATCGTAGGCGATGAAAAGCAGAGCATCTATCGATTTCGCGGCAGTTTTTTGGGTGTATTTGAAGCAGCCACAAAAAATATGCACATACAGAATCTGCCCTATAACTACCGCTCAAAACCGCGCGTTATTGACTTTAATAACGCCACATTTGAGCCATATTTTAATCACTACATTCATCAGCAATATCCCTCTAAGCAAGAACATCTAAATGATGGCTATGTGCGTATATTTGAGGCAAGTTTAGACAATCAAGCCCTGCAAGAAAGGGTATATACCGAGCTTATGGCGCTATTAGATAAGGGCGCAAACCCAAATGATATTGCTATTTTAACTTTCAAAAATGATGATATACAAAGCATTAAAGAATATATCCAAGCCAAAAGCGCACATTTAAGCATCATCACAGAAGAAAGTTCCTCACTTTTTGATAAAACAGAAGTAAAAATCCTCCTTTGTGCGCTTGAATATATCACACTGCGCGCTAAAATGCTAGCAGATAATCCCTCATTACATCTTAGTAAAAGCGACATACAAGCCGCGCTAAAACTTTGTGAAAAAAAAATAATAAAGCTCTTAGGTAAGCCCTACGCGCAAGATGTGGCATTAGCCCAGCAATTTCCCTCTCTCACACTGCCTAGCACCACTTTGCCTGCAACTGCTTTGCTTGCTTTGATTGAAGAGTTTAATATCGCGCAAAGCACTTCGCTTAGGCTTTTAGAATTAAGCTGCGCATATAATAACATTGCAGATTTTTTAGATATGTGCTTTTCATCAAGAATTAGCGCGCCTAGCTCAAGTAATGAGGGCATAAAGATGATGACTATTCATAAATCAAAGGGCTTGGAATTTGAATATGTCATTTTGTGCGATAACCTAAGTGGGCAAAGAGGCGATACGCAATCGCTTATTTTTGCCTATGATGAGGCAAAAATCGCGCGCATTTATCGCAAAATTAAAAATCGCGAGCATTTTGATAGCGCATACAAGCAGGCTCTAGAGGAGCATAAAATACATATCCAGCAAGAAAAATACAATCTACTCTACGTGGCATTCACCCGTGCAAAGCATGGACTAAGCATTATAAAAAAGCATCAATCCAGTATGTTTGATATACTTAATCTCTCTCCGCGCTGTGATGAGATAAGCATACTAGATTCTATACCTGCGCAAACTCATATACAAAATCCTCCTCGCATAATTCTTGAGCAAATGCACTCACTTGGCACACAAAGTGATTTCATTAAACAAGATGAGCTTTTGCATAAAGACATCACTACACCGCAGCAGTGGCGCAATATTATCTTTGGATACGCCTTGCATAGCGCCTTTGAGCTATATTTGGGCTATGATATGCCGCGTGTAGATATAGAGCATATTTTATTCAATCGCTATGGCTTTGCACTCAATGCCAAAAGCATAGCTCAAGCCCTACATTACGCAACAACATGCATACAAAATGCTTTTTTTACGCAGCTTAGAAGCGCAAAGGATATTATGTGCGAAGTGAGATTTATCACGCAAGGGCGCTTGTATCGTATAGATACGCTTTTGTGTGGGGAGAAAGAGTGCATTATCCTTGATTATAAAAGTAGCGCAAATGAGCAAGCCCTGCAAGCAAAACAAGTGCAAATGTATATGCAAGTTTTAGAATCTATCTATCAAACAAAGGCTATACGAGGCTTTATTGTCTATCCGCTTAAACATACAAACGAGCAATTCTATGAGGTGCATTAG
- a CDS encoding peptidoglycan D,D-transpeptidase FtsI family protein — protein MAYYAKKTGVLISVFLLILLCFVIFLSIVYVKMITPRKLPAINATKSDTSVRGSLYTSDGFEIAYSDKLYKASVNTQSIDPDKKELFITLFSIYSGIPKEEITKKLSQKGYVVLSYTLNSTAATNLKNLNLILIRYDVFREYEDKKGRVIQKMGLSIEVSGNNRIYTYKNILEPLIGYTRKIESQNITRVDGVKGVEKYYNDILSAKQDGAITGKRDVGFNIIANKSANIQTRQDGFDITLSIPLNLQKKIESTLDEAKKRYKVREIIAGVMDSKSGKILALATSNRFDPKNIQQRDYPHLNLNAIEYSYEPGSTIKPIIYAILLQKGMINPDDIIELDNGFYKLKSYTIRDTHPLQSASAEDVIVRSSNIGMVKISKNLKPNEYHIALHAFGFGELSGIDLPYEKTGLVPSPKTFNNEVYRASVSYGYGMRATFMQLLRSYAIFSNGGYLVTPRVSEYVTSPSGEKYLPKRFEPIAIISPQTTQQVRHALIEVVKRVIKVAQVEGIITGGKTGTARIALNGKYDSKYNGSFFGFAQDEKNAYTIGVVAFESDIKDDYYGARTAAPIFRRIVELMLEDGYLTPITESAPQSSLESAQ, from the coding sequence GTGGCATATTATGCAAAAAAGACAGGTGTGCTTATATCTGTCTTTTTGTTAATCCTCCTATGTTTTGTCATTTTCCTAAGTATTGTGTATGTGAAAATGATAACCCCCCGCAAACTCCCCGCTATAAATGCCACCAAGAGCGATACATCAGTGCGCGGCAGCCTTTATACCAGCGATGGTTTTGAGATTGCCTATAGCGATAAGCTCTATAAAGCCAGCGTAAATACCCAAAGTATCGACCCAGATAAAAAAGAGCTATTTATCACACTTTTTTCCATTTATAGCGGCATTCCAAAAGAAGAGATAACTAAAAAACTAAGCCAAAAAGGCTATGTCGTGCTATCCTACACGCTTAATTCTACCGCTGCTACAAATCTAAAAAACCTCAATCTAATCCTTATTCGCTATGATGTATTTCGCGAGTATGAGGACAAAAAAGGGCGTGTCATTCAAAAAATGGGCTTAAGCATTGAAGTGAGCGGAAATAATAGAATCTACACTTACAAAAATATCCTTGAGCCGCTCATTGGCTACACACGCAAGATTGAGAGCCAAAATATCACGCGCGTTGATGGCGTAAAAGGCGTGGAGAAATACTATAATGACATACTCTCAGCCAAACAAGATGGCGCTATCACGGGCAAGCGCGATGTGGGCTTTAACATCATTGCTAACAAATCTGCCAATATCCAAACGCGCCAAGATGGCTTTGACATCACGCTTAGCATTCCGCTTAATTTGCAAAAAAAGATAGAATCTACCCTCGATGAGGCAAAAAAACGCTACAAGGTGCGTGAGATTATCGCAGGAGTTATGGATTCTAAAAGCGGCAAGATTCTAGCCCTTGCCACCTCAAACCGCTTTGACCCCAAAAATATTCAGCAGAGGGATTATCCCCACCTTAACCTTAATGCCATTGAATATTCTTATGAGCCCGGTAGCACCATTAAGCCCATTATTTACGCTATTTTACTCCAAAAGGGCATGATAAACCCAGATGACATAATCGAACTAGATAATGGATTCTATAAGCTTAAAAGCTACACCATACGCGACACGCACCCACTGCAAAGTGCTAGTGCGGAAGATGTCATCGTGCGCTCAAGCAATATTGGCATGGTTAAAATCTCTAAAAATCTAAAACCCAACGAATACCATATCGCCCTGCACGCCTTTGGCTTTGGGGAATTAAGCGGCATTGATTTACCCTATGAAAAAACAGGCTTAGTCCCAAGCCCAAAAACCTTTAATAATGAAGTGTATCGCGCAAGCGTGAGCTATGGCTATGGTATGAGGGCGACTTTTATGCAGCTTTTGCGCTCTTATGCCATTTTTAGCAATGGCGGCTACCTTGTAACGCCGCGTGTGAGCGAGTATGTAACCTCTCCTAGCGGAGAGAAATACCTCCCCAAACGCTTTGAACCCATTGCTATCATTTCGCCTCAAACCACGCAGCAGGTGCGGCACGCGCTTATTGAAGTGGTGAAAAGAGTGATTAAAGTCGCGCAGGTTGAGGGCATCATCACAGGGGGCAAGACAGGCACAGCGCGCATAGCCCTTAATGGCAAGTATGATAGCAAATATAATGGCTCATTTTTTGGCTTTGCCCAAGATGAAAAAAATGCCTACACTATCGGCGTAGTCGCCTTTGAATCAGATATAAAAGATGATTATTATGGTGCGCGCACAGCAGCGCCTATCTTTAGGCGCATTGTAGAGCTAATGCTTGAAGATGGCTATCTCACGCCTATTACAGAATCTGCCCCGCAATCCTCTTTAGAATCTGCACAATAA
- a CDS encoding DMT family transporter, giving the protein MSWIYLLLAGCMEIFGVIAMKKFTQTRRKIFILALIAQFALSFGLLSLAMQGISMGTAYAIWTGIGAGGGVIVGLLFFKESASVAKLFFLFLILASSVGLKFIS; this is encoded by the coding sequence ATGAGCTGGATATACCTCTTACTTGCGGGCTGCATGGAAATCTTTGGCGTCATTGCAATGAAAAAATTTACCCAAACGCGCCGCAAAATTTTCATACTAGCCCTAATCGCGCAGTTTGCCCTAAGCTTTGGGTTGCTCTCGCTTGCCATGCAGGGCATTTCGATGGGCACGGCGTATGCGATATGGACAGGGATTGGCGCTGGCGGAGGCGTGATTGTGGGGCTTTTATTTTTTAAGGAAAGTGCGAGTGTGGCGAAACTTTTCTTTTTATTTTTGATTTTAGCCTCAAGTGTGGGGCTGAAATTTATAAGTTAG